Proteins encoded by one window of Candidatus Endowatersipora endosymbiont of Watersipora subatra:
- a CDS encoding ABC transporter substrate-binding protein, with translation MDSLKEIFCTHQSEKIYKGGVSRRKFVSSLAATVMLTPYAFSIVDSALAITPRKKGKFRLGMGHGSTTDSLDPATYENDMMAHIACSWGNQLTEINNKGQLIPELAENFESNDGKKWFFKLRKGVEFHNGKTLDSNDIIATINYHRDESSKSAAKGHLESIKSIIKDSKYTVLFELKSANADFPYILSDYHFGIMPAKDGIINPTSGIGTGGYVLQTWEPGIRFEAKRNLNYFKDDKAHFDEIEILSIIDLGARQSALMNGDVDVVDRLSTQTVGLITLNPNISILEKTGTLHYAFPMRLDSAPFNNFDLRMAIKLSVKRQELIDKILFGHGTLGNDIPLSKANRFLAASLSQREFDLEKAAMHYKKSGHSGKIQLSCSEAAFDGAVDAAQLIAASAKEVGMKIEVVREPQDAYWSNVWNKKGWTACFWSGRPTADWMFTTAYVDSTEWNDTAWKNTNDAKKFNRLVKEARSELDIERRAILYHEAQVLLHNDGGALIPMFANHIMGLSKKIGHSKDVAANSNLDGHKACERWWFV, from the coding sequence ATGGATTCCTTGAAAGAGATCTTTTGTACTCATCAGTCAGAGAAAATATATAAGGGTGGGGTCAGTCGCAGAAAATTTGTATCATCTTTAGCTGCGACCGTTATGTTAACCCCTTACGCTTTTTCGATAGTTGACAGTGCTTTAGCGATAACACCACGAAAGAAGGGAAAATTTCGCCTCGGCATGGGTCATGGATCAACAACAGATTCTCTTGATCCTGCTACCTATGAAAATGATATGATGGCCCATATAGCTTGTTCATGGGGGAATCAATTGACAGAGATAAACAACAAAGGTCAACTTATTCCTGAACTTGCAGAAAATTTTGAATCGAATGATGGCAAAAAATGGTTCTTTAAATTACGTAAGGGAGTTGAATTTCATAACGGTAAAACGCTTGATTCAAACGATATCATTGCGACCATCAATTATCATCGGGATGAAAGTTCGAAGTCTGCAGCTAAAGGTCATCTTGAATCTATCAAAAGTATCATAAAAGACAGTAAGTATACTGTCTTATTTGAATTGAAAAGTGCCAATGCGGACTTTCCTTATATCCTTTCTGACTATCATTTTGGCATTATGCCTGCTAAAGATGGCATAATCAATCCAACATCAGGTATTGGTACCGGGGGGTATGTACTGCAGACATGGGAACCAGGCATTCGATTCGAAGCCAAACGAAATCTTAATTATTTCAAAGACGATAAAGCCCATTTTGATGAGATTGAAATTCTATCTATTATAGACTTAGGTGCACGTCAAAGTGCGTTGATGAATGGTGATGTTGATGTAGTCGACCGATTAAGTACTCAAACGGTTGGACTCATCACTCTCAATCCAAATATCTCGATTCTTGAAAAAACAGGTACCCTTCATTATGCATTCCCGATGCGTCTGGACAGCGCTCCTTTCAATAATTTCGATCTGCGTATGGCGATAAAACTTTCTGTAAAACGTCAAGAACTTATTGATAAAATTCTCTTTGGTCATGGTACGTTAGGTAACGATATTCCGCTTTCAAAGGCTAATCGTTTCTTAGCAGCTTCTCTCTCACAACGGGAATTTGATCTAGAAAAAGCCGCCATGCACTATAAGAAATCCGGTCATAGTGGAAAAATTCAATTATCTTGTTCAGAGGCTGCTTTCGACGGTGCTGTTGATGCCGCACAACTGATTGCTGCCTCTGCTAAGGAAGTCGGTATGAAGATCGAAGTCGTGAGAGAACCTCAAGACGCTTATTGGTCCAATGTTTGGAACAAAAAGGGCTGGACAGCTTGTTTCTGGAGTGGCCGTCCTACAGCTGATTGGATGTTCACAACTGCCTATGTTGATTCGACTGAATGGAACGATACAGCTTGGAAAAACACCAATGATGCTAAGAAATTTAATAGGCTTGTCAAGGAAGCCCGTAGCGAACTAGATATAGAAAGACGGGCAATTCTTTATCATGAAGCACAGGTCTTATTGCATAATGATGGTGGTGCATTGATACCGATGTTCGCTAATCATATTATGGGTCTTTCTAAGAAAATTGGCCATTCCAAAGATGTTGCAGCAAATTCAAATCTCGATGGTCACAAGGCTTGCGAGCGTTGGTGGTTTGTGTGA
- a CDS encoding YebC/PmpR family DNA-binding transcriptional regulator — MAGHSKFKNIMHRKGQQDAFRSRMFAKLSREISIASKVGGVDPNSNPRLRLAIQSAKSQSMPKENIQRAVNKGGGSSSEDYFEIRYEGYGPGGVAILVEALTDNRNRSAGNIRTYFVKHGGQMSETGSVGFMFDRVGEIRYSTAVGSEERIMKAVMEVGANDMETNEKEYTIICNCELLSTMSITLEDILGEAKSVRVTWKPKNRVSISQEKEDLLMKLFEALQDDDDVQNIYSNFEIDKYPYPNLV; from the coding sequence ATGGCAGGTCATTCGAAATTTAAAAACATCATGCATCGTAAAGGACAGCAGGACGCTTTCCGTTCAAGGATGTTCGCAAAACTTTCAAGAGAAATCTCCATCGCATCAAAAGTGGGAGGAGTCGATCCTAATAGTAATCCACGGCTTCGCTTGGCTATACAAAGTGCGAAAAGTCAGTCTATGCCGAAGGAAAACATTCAAAGAGCTGTTAACAAGGGAGGGGGCAGTAGCTCTGAAGATTATTTTGAAATCCGCTATGAAGGATATGGTCCTGGTGGAGTGGCGATTCTTGTCGAAGCTCTAACAGATAATAGAAATAGATCAGCCGGTAATATACGGACGTATTTTGTGAAACATGGTGGTCAGATGAGCGAAACGGGTTCTGTTGGTTTCATGTTTGATCGAGTCGGTGAAATTCGTTATTCCACTGCTGTGGGGAGTGAAGAAAGAATTATGAAAGCAGTCATGGAAGTTGGTGCTAATGACATGGAAACAAACGAGAAAGAGTACACCATCATCTGTAATTGTGAGCTACTCAGCACGATGTCAATTACCCTCGAAGACATTTTAGGAGAAGCAAAGTCAGTTAGAGTGACCTGGAAGCCGAAGAACCGAGTATCTATTAGTCAAGAAAAAGAAGATCTTTTGATGAAGCTATTTGAGGCCTTACAAGATGATGACGATGTTCAAAACATTTATTCAAACTTCGAAATTGATAAATATCCTTATCCTAATCTAGTCTAG
- a CDS encoding aldehyde dehydrogenase family protein, producing MQNAHKFYINGHWVSPQSGRDFDVINPSNEEVIATISLGGQLDTDSAVDAANSAFPFWRMSSKAERLDLLKNILGIYIKRSEEMASLISQEMGAPIEMAQAQQSEAGSVHIKAFIEVLKSFDFERKLPSNKTNDKIIYEPVGVCGLITPWNWPMNQISLKVIPALAAGCTMILKPSEQAPLSAMLFTEILHEAGVPAGVYNMLNGDGLGVGTHLSSHKKIDMISFTGSTHAGRAITIAGAENIKRVSLELGGKGANLIFSDADPRAVSQGVIHCFNNTGQSCNAPTRMLVERSRYNEAVEQAKSTAEATLVNSASQEGEHIGPLVSKSQFNKVQDLIRVGIEEGARLISGGLGRPEGFQRGYYARPTVFSDCNNDMRIMREEIFGPVLAIMPFDSEEEAIKIANDTEYGLTNYVQTNDQQRAQRVARELRSGMVEINGRGRSTGSPFGGMKQSGNGREGGVWGLEEFLEVRSIGGWTLD from the coding sequence ATGCAGAATGCTCATAAATTTTATATCAATGGTCACTGGGTTTCTCCACAGTCTGGTCGTGATTTTGATGTCATCAATCCTTCAAATGAGGAAGTCATCGCCACTATTTCTTTAGGCGGACAATTAGACACAGATTCTGCTGTTGATGCTGCAAACTCAGCATTTCCTTTTTGGCGCATGTCATCAAAAGCTGAGCGCCTTGATTTATTGAAAAATATTTTAGGTATTTATATAAAGCGTTCAGAGGAAATGGCTTCTCTTATCAGCCAAGAGATGGGGGCTCCTATCGAAATGGCTCAAGCACAGCAGTCAGAAGCTGGCAGCGTCCATATCAAGGCTTTTATAGAGGTTTTGAAGAGCTTTGATTTCGAACGTAAGTTACCATCCAATAAAACAAATGATAAGATTATCTACGAACCTGTTGGCGTCTGTGGATTGATTACACCTTGGAATTGGCCTATGAATCAGATTTCTCTGAAAGTGATTCCTGCTCTCGCAGCTGGCTGTACCATGATTCTTAAACCTTCTGAGCAGGCTCCTTTATCAGCAATGTTATTTACCGAGATTTTGCACGAAGCGGGTGTTCCTGCTGGTGTTTATAATATGTTGAATGGTGATGGTCTAGGCGTTGGGACTCATCTCTCCTCCCATAAGAAAATTGACATGATCAGCTTCACAGGGTCAACTCATGCTGGTCGTGCAATTACGATTGCTGGTGCTGAGAATATCAAAAGAGTTAGTCTGGAACTTGGTGGTAAAGGTGCAAATTTGATATTTTCTGATGCCGATCCAAGAGCGGTTAGTCAAGGTGTCATTCATTGTTTTAACAATACAGGTCAATCATGCAATGCACCAACGCGCATGCTAGTTGAACGATCTCGATACAATGAAGCTGTAGAACAGGCAAAGTCTACAGCAGAAGCCACATTAGTTAATTCTGCATCTCAGGAAGGAGAACATATTGGACCTCTTGTTTCTAAATCACAGTTTAATAAAGTTCAGGATCTAATACGTGTCGGTATAGAAGAAGGTGCTCGGTTGATTTCTGGAGGGTTAGGTCGTCCAGAGGGATTTCAACGGGGTTATTATGCCCGCCCGACTGTCTTTTCTGACTGTAACAATGATATGCGTATCATGCGTGAAGAAATTTTTGGTCCTGTTCTTGCTATCATGCCTTTTGATAGTGAAGAAGAAGCTATTAAGATTGCTAACGACACAGAGTATGGACTCACGAACTATGTACAGACAAATGACCAGCAACGCGCCCAACGGGTTGCACGTGAACTGCGATCTGGGATGGTAGAGATTAATGGCCGCGGTCGCAGCACTGGTTCTCCTTTTGGTGGTATGAAACAATCAGGTAATGGACGAGAAGGAGGTGTTTGGGGATTAGAAGAATTTCTTGAAGTTCGATCAATTGGTGGTTGGACACTAGACTAG
- the ruvC gene encoding crossover junction endodeoxyribonuclease RuvC translates to MNENEGVRIVGIDPGLRNTGWGIIESQGPSIRFLASGTVKSDQKNDLASRLCELYDGLLEVILAHQPAEAAVESIFVNKDAVATLKLGHARGIALLVPARTGLTVAEYAPTTVKKTVIGGGHGTKEQIKLMITMLLPKASYDSDDAADALAVAICHSHHRAS, encoded by the coding sequence ATGAATGAAAACGAAGGTGTCCGTATTGTTGGGATTGATCCTGGTTTGCGTAATACAGGTTGGGGTATTATTGAAAGTCAGGGTCCGTCAATACGTTTTCTGGCATCCGGGACGGTGAAATCTGATCAAAAAAATGATCTTGCTTCAAGGCTTTGTGAGCTTTATGATGGTCTTCTTGAAGTTATTCTTGCTCATCAGCCTGCTGAAGCCGCTGTTGAAAGTATTTTTGTTAACAAAGATGCTGTAGCGACTCTAAAGTTAGGACATGCTCGTGGTATTGCTTTGTTGGTTCCTGCACGAACAGGTTTAACTGTTGCAGAATATGCCCCAACCACAGTGAAAAAGACCGTGATAGGAGGGGGACATGGCACCAAGGAACAGATTAAATTAATGATCACGATGCTTTTGCCAAAGGCCAGTTATGATTCAGATGATGCAGCAGACGCGCTTGCGGTAGCTATTTGCCATTCCCATCATCGTGCATCATGA
- the ruvA gene encoding Holliday junction branch migration protein RuvA translates to MIGKLKGVIDTLGKNSIILDVQGVGYLVNCSLRTVSCLPQSGNVVVLSIETHVRETEIKLFGFLDDRERDWFRLLQNVQGVGAKLALAILGTLTPEELDSAISLQNEAIVSRSPGVGLKVAQRIVAELKDKSPRLSGDLSLKINFRKKMNESNTDTTIKDSVSALTHLGYSGQQAVSAISAARMKVGDEIDSPTLIRLSLKELIS, encoded by the coding sequence GTGATAGGCAAACTCAAAGGAGTGATAGATACTCTGGGAAAGAACTCGATTATATTAGATGTTCAGGGTGTTGGTTATTTAGTTAATTGTTCTCTACGAACTGTTTCCTGCCTTCCTCAATCAGGAAACGTCGTTGTCCTCTCTATCGAAACTCATGTTCGCGAAACTGAAATCAAGCTTTTTGGATTCCTAGACGATCGTGAAAGGGACTGGTTTCGCTTACTACAAAACGTTCAAGGTGTTGGTGCGAAGCTAGCCTTGGCAATATTAGGTACATTGACTCCGGAAGAATTAGATTCAGCTATTTCTTTACAGAACGAAGCCATCGTCTCCCGATCACCAGGTGTTGGCTTAAAGGTTGCTCAAAGGATTGTCGCAGAGCTCAAAGATAAATCTCCTAGACTTTCTGGTGATCTAAGTCTGAAAATTAACTTCAGAAAAAAGATGAACGAAAGCAATACTGATACAACTATAAAAGATTCAGTATCTGCACTGACTCATTTGGGCTATTCTGGCCAGCAGGCGGTTTCAGCTATAAGTGCTGCTCGAATGAAAGTCGGTGATGAGATTGACAGTCCAACTCTTATCCGACTGAGTTTGAAGGAACTAATTTCGTGA
- the ruvB gene encoding Holliday junction branch migration DNA helicase RuvB, whose product MKEKSRIISASQFDEDHDQNISLRPDYLRDFTGQKQVRYNLSIFIEAARKRGKELDHVLFAGPPGLGKTTLAQIMAKELGVNFHSTSGPVIAKSGDLAALLTNLEKGDVLFIDEIHRLNPVVEEMLYPAMEDFKLDLIIGEGPAARSVKIDLARFTLVAATTRIGLLTTPLRDRFGIPIRLQFYAIEDLTKIVRRGARILNIDMACDGALEIARRSRGTPRIAGRLLRRVHDFAIVAGSERVTKDIATIALSQLAIDTMGLDELDRVYLNTIGIDFGGGPVGIETIAASLSEPRDAIEDIIEPYLIQKGFIQRTPRGRILTPRALEHMELHGSPK is encoded by the coding sequence GTGAAAGAAAAAAGTCGTATTATTTCAGCGAGTCAGTTTGATGAGGACCATGACCAGAACATATCTTTACGTCCTGACTATCTACGCGATTTCACCGGCCAGAAGCAGGTTCGTTACAATCTTTCTATCTTTATTGAAGCGGCTAGAAAGCGCGGTAAAGAGCTCGACCATGTTTTATTTGCTGGACCTCCTGGACTCGGAAAAACTACGCTCGCTCAGATTATGGCCAAAGAATTAGGTGTTAATTTTCATTCTACATCAGGTCCTGTCATTGCTAAGTCCGGTGATTTGGCTGCTTTGCTAACCAATTTAGAGAAAGGTGATGTTCTTTTTATTGACGAAATTCATCGTCTCAATCCTGTAGTCGAGGAGATGTTATATCCAGCTATGGAAGATTTCAAGCTTGATTTAATTATAGGAGAGGGTCCAGCAGCACGTTCAGTAAAAATAGATCTAGCTCGCTTTACCCTTGTTGCCGCAACGACACGGATTGGTCTTCTGACGACTCCCCTTCGTGATCGTTTTGGCATTCCGATTCGGTTACAATTCTATGCTATTGAGGACCTTACAAAAATTGTTAGAAGGGGTGCACGTATTTTGAATATCGATATGGCTTGTGATGGTGCATTGGAGATAGCACGAAGATCAAGGGGTACACCACGCATTGCAGGTCGTTTGCTCCGTCGTGTTCATGATTTTGCTATTGTAGCTGGTTCTGAAAGAGTCACAAAGGATATTGCAACCATTGCACTGAGTCAGTTAGCCATCGATACGATGGGTCTAGATGAATTGGATCGTGTATATCTGAATACTATTGGAATCGACTTTGGTGGAGGACCGGTAGGTATTGAAACAATAGCCGCATCACTTTCGGAACCTCGTGATGCCATTGAAGATATTATTGAACCTTACTTAATCCAGAAAGGCTTTATTCAAAGAACTCCTCGTGGTCGGATTCTTACACCACGCGCTTTAGAACATATGGAGTTACATGGATCCCCAAAATGA
- a CDS encoding RluA family pseudouridine synthase, whose protein sequence is MDEFNNNESTVTEVLVVPHECNGKRIDLFISEKVQDHISRARVQTLLRKGFVTINGVKPRRTRTKIACGDTVRLSVPKEQEAIPKPEKISLDILYEDEDLIIINKPSGMVVHPAPGNGSGTLVNALLYHCNNSLLGIGEIKRPGIVHRLDKDTSGAIVIAKSYVAYVDLKKQFADHSRIGFLDRSYLAIVWGKTPCIKGTIKSYLGRHSNNRLQRAIVNQSQPDAKYAITHYSVKERMNHPKRPGDFLMSLVECRLETGRTHQIRVHMTHIGNPLLGDYGYGNHFSNKVSCLSDHLQPLFSRFRRPALHAKTLSFQHPRSKKRCEFQASIPHDMQTIFSALEWSI, encoded by the coding sequence ATGGATGAGTTTAATAACAATGAAAGCACAGTAACGGAAGTGCTAGTTGTCCCCCATGAGTGTAACGGAAAACGGATAGATTTGTTTATCTCTGAAAAGGTTCAAGATCATATATCCCGTGCCCGTGTACAAACTTTGCTAAGAAAGGGCTTCGTGACGATTAATGGAGTTAAGCCAAGACGAACACGAACGAAGATTGCGTGTGGAGATACAGTACGATTGTCTGTACCAAAAGAACAAGAAGCAATTCCCAAACCAGAAAAGATTTCTCTTGACATTTTGTACGAAGACGAAGACCTCATTATTATTAACAAACCGTCGGGAATGGTTGTTCATCCTGCGCCCGGTAATGGGTCCGGGACTCTGGTGAACGCTTTATTGTATCATTGCAACAACTCACTGTTAGGAATTGGTGAGATCAAAAGGCCTGGTATTGTTCATAGATTAGACAAAGACACAAGTGGTGCTATAGTTATAGCTAAATCCTATGTTGCGTATGTAGATCTAAAGAAACAATTCGCGGACCATAGCCGCATAGGTTTCTTGGATCGATCTTATTTAGCAATTGTTTGGGGAAAGACACCTTGTATTAAAGGTACAATAAAATCATATTTAGGTCGTCATAGTAATAATCGGTTGCAGAGAGCTATTGTTAATCAGAGTCAACCTGATGCAAAATATGCCATTACCCACTACTCTGTCAAAGAGAGAATGAATCATCCAAAACGGCCTGGTGATTTTTTGATGTCATTGGTTGAATGCCGACTTGAGACCGGACGTACTCACCAAATCAGGGTTCATATGACCCATATCGGTAACCCATTATTGGGTGATTATGGATATGGTAACCATTTTTCTAACAAGGTATCATGTTTATCTGACCATCTCCAGCCGCTATTTAGTAGATTCCGGAGACCAGCACTTCACGCTAAGACACTGAGTTTTCAGCATCCTAGAAGCAAGAAGAGATGTGAGTTTCAAGCCTCTATACCTCATGATATGCAAACAATTTTTTCTGCTCTTGAATGGTCTATCTAA
- a CDS encoding LysR family transcriptional regulator encodes MPMDWDKLRIFYKVAKAGSFTHASDTLNLSQSAISRQISALESEIGVPVFHRHARGLLLTEQGDILFQAVEEMTGKLTKVASKLTDFTGKPKGPLRVTTTVGLGSEWLAIRIHEFIDQYPDIQVELKLDNLELDLGMRQADCAIRLRLPQQLNVIQRKLFTVHFHVFATQSYIDRFGRPESFDDLKNHRIIVWGGAAPHYLDDVNWLLTVGMTPGQSRDPVLKINSILAIKRAVQKGAGIALLPDYSVDDDAELIPVMTDTDVPSFDTYFAYPAEMRHSARLNAFRDFLLEKVKNWHF; translated from the coding sequence ATGCCGATGGACTGGGACAAATTAAGGATATTCTACAAAGTTGCAAAGGCCGGCAGCTTTACGCATGCATCCGACACTTTAAACCTGAGTCAATCGGCAATTAGCCGACAGATTAGCGCCTTAGAAAGTGAAATCGGTGTACCGGTATTTCACCGTCATGCCCGCGGTCTTCTCTTGACGGAGCAAGGTGACATACTATTTCAAGCTGTAGAAGAGATGACAGGAAAGCTTACAAAGGTCGCAAGTAAATTAACAGATTTCACAGGGAAACCCAAAGGACCATTGCGTGTAACAACAACGGTTGGCCTCGGTTCAGAATGGCTCGCGATTCGAATACATGAATTTATTGATCAATATCCAGATATTCAGGTCGAATTGAAACTTGATAATCTGGAGCTAGATTTAGGTATGAGACAAGCTGACTGCGCGATTCGATTGCGGCTACCACAACAACTGAACGTCATTCAACGTAAACTTTTCACGGTGCATTTCCATGTTTTTGCGACTCAAAGCTATATCGATAGATTTGGCAGACCTGAGTCATTTGATGACTTAAAAAATCACAGAATAATCGTCTGGGGAGGTGCTGCTCCACATTATCTTGATGATGTAAACTGGCTTCTGACGGTGGGTATGACACCCGGTCAAAGCCGTGACCCTGTGTTGAAAATCAATTCAATTCTAGCCATTAAGCGAGCAGTACAGAAAGGGGCAGGTATTGCTCTTCTTCCAGATTACTCCGTAGATGACGATGCAGAGTTGATACCTGTGATGACCGACACTGATGTTCCTAGTTTTGATACCTACTTCGCCTATCCTGCAGAAATGCGACACTCCGCTCGCCTCAATGCGTTCCGTGATTTTCTACTAGAAAAGGTTAAAAATTGGCACTTTTAA
- a CDS encoding mitochondrial fission ELM1 family protein: protein MKYRPLTGWCLTTGKQGHEQQALGILESLVRNPVVKRVFPRNIESLLAPYLPVKENSEICQPWPDIVITSGRQSAAYAKLISKRSAGRTFTVILQDPKAPPSWFDFLWVNTHDSISGPNVMKTLTTPHRITPQRLCQDQIDLIKRIKDLPSPYIALILGGANSVYPFTLDDAKIIGRETAQLAKKRNASILITPSRRTGKDQLYEILKGLENSPHWVWNEKAKNPYFGILGLCQEIIVTCDSVNMMSEAVSTGKPVHITKLRKKRKSKFDGFHQALIETGAVRWLNEMNNSWTYRPINSHQMIVNEILYRYHDKLKRLEGE, encoded by the coding sequence ATGAAGTACCGCCCCTTAACAGGCTGGTGCCTTACAACGGGCAAGCAAGGACACGAACAGCAAGCCCTTGGAATCCTGGAATCTTTGGTCAGAAATCCTGTGGTAAAACGCGTATTCCCTCGAAACATCGAATCTCTACTGGCTCCTTATCTTCCTGTAAAAGAAAATTCCGAGATCTGTCAACCTTGGCCCGATATAGTGATCACATCAGGAAGACAATCAGCGGCCTATGCTAAACTGATTAGCAAACGTTCAGCAGGGCGAACCTTCACAGTCATTTTACAAGACCCTAAAGCACCTCCCAGCTGGTTTGATTTTCTTTGGGTTAACACGCATGATTCTATATCAGGTCCCAATGTCATGAAAACACTAACCACACCCCATAGAATAACCCCACAACGACTTTGTCAAGACCAGATAGATTTAATAAAGCGTATCAAAGATCTGCCATCACCTTATATTGCTTTGATTCTAGGAGGAGCTAATTCAGTTTATCCTTTTACACTCGATGATGCAAAGATCATTGGTCGAGAAACCGCACAGCTGGCCAAAAAACGCAATGCCAGTATTTTGATCACACCTTCACGTCGTACAGGAAAAGATCAACTTTACGAAATTCTAAAGGGATTGGAAAACAGCCCACACTGGGTTTGGAATGAGAAAGCGAAGAATCCCTATTTTGGTATATTGGGCCTTTGTCAGGAAATTATCGTCACCTGCGATTCAGTAAATATGATGAGCGAAGCTGTATCAACTGGCAAACCTGTTCACATCACAAAATTAAGAAAGAAACGAAAGTCCAAATTCGATGGATTCCATCAAGCATTGATTGAGACAGGAGCAGTGCGATGGCTCAATGAAATGAACAATAGTTGGACTTACAGACCAATCAATTCTCACCAAATGATTGTTAATGAAATATTATACCGATATCATGATAAGCTGAAAAGATTGGAAGGGGAGTGA